tgtaaaatttgaggtaaaaataaaaaaaactcagtaattctctaaatgaaaatctgtgtgaagagagatttccTAAAGGCAAATTTGTGTGAGAAGAAATCCCCTttaggtgagtagaaaatcctctcaaggcgaatctaggtgaggagaattggataaataccctcaaggcgattttgggtgagaagtaattctctaaaagtctaaatgcaaatctgtgtgaggagagatttggtactgtgtagtctgtgactatttctgtaactctgtatgtagtttgtaactctgtagttgaataatagaaagaagataaagccataaaggttcaattattcaaatgaggccaaatgacattgcagaaggaagtcaaggaaccatatatggatgacatgatgagaagagagtgcagagtacggagtattaaattttggctatgcatcttgaaaaagtgaggaataacaaagctactgtgtagtctgtgtcttaaacctgaaatttttttttggaagttgtctcttgttttattggatcaacataattaaaaatagaaagtgatATATGCTATGAAGCAAACTACAGACGGTTAAATAGTTAAatgtaattcatcttttttattgattttattttattaagtgcaatgtttataaaactatacaaaGGGCCCCAAATTGATCAGGGAAGGAAATTTCCTACCAATTTCCCATAGAAATTATTGGTGGGAGACTTGAATAATAATTTGGTCGTCAAGTTACTCTTTCTTGGTTGGTGATGATGCTTAGTTTGTCCTCTATTGTTAGTTGGCGAGTTCCTCCACCTGAGAGGCATTATTATTACTCACACTGTGAGTGTATAGTCTGTAGTTGAATAGTATAAAGAAGCTAAAAGTTCAAATGCTAAAGTAACTAtcaaatggaataggtgaataACATGCATAAAGAGACTCAGAGCAGGCTACTCAGGCACGGACGGAGAGGGGGCTGCAGCACACCTCAACATcttgagaaaaaaataattattatatatatagactacGTTATAGTACTTctaaaaaaatcaaacatatataatatatataacaaactgCAGCCGACAATTCtctatttttctcccattttctcCTCTTTTATGTCGTCCCCTCCGGCCCTCCCCACCTTTTCTTCCCTTTTGTTCTCTTTTCTGTCATCCCCTCTTtgtcttttctttccttttctcctcttctctttcttctcttttctgtcaGCCCTCCTCatcttttcttcccttttctcctcttctctttcttctcttttctgtcGGCCCTCCTCatcttttcttcccttttcttctcactttttcttctcttttatgtcaTCCCCTCcttatcttttctgaatttctcTCCTTCCCTCCTCATCTCTGCCCAATAACCCAGTTCTCTTGTTTCTCAGACTCAATACTCTCACCTCTCTTTGCACATCAGCGTCAGTCTTTCACCTCTCTCTACCAAGTCACTCTCTCCTCTTCTCAGCAATCTGCTCTCATTCTCTCAACTTTATTGAGGTATTACACTTCAACTTCTTTtctagggctaaatactgattactaccctgtagtttgggtctaaaatcaattcagtccctgaacttctaatttcatcaagaacacccctgcactttcaattttgatctaatggGTCCAATTTATTAGTTTTCtaacaattgagtcatttaacttgttgacatGGCTCATATATAGCCTATGtgtttatgatgtggtgttgaggtggcctacatagtcaatttaggagtgagatccactattagaaatctatcaaataaatagtttttcaacaaataatccaactataacttgaacccataatagaatattaacgaattggacctattaggtcaaaattgaaagtgcaggggtgtttttgatgaaattagaagtccagggattgaattgattttggacctaaactacagggtagtaaccagtgtTTAGCCCTCTTTTCTATAATGaatttttttgatgaaattagaatgtAATTTAAATTAAAACTTCAGTATTTTTCTAGATTTCTTGATGTAAGTAATCAAATCTATTGATTCCTAAAAAAAAGTACATTCatattttctaaaaaatgatGTTGTTAATTGTTATGGGTGATATTCCAAGTTCGGTTGAGCAAGAACCTTCTAGTTATGTAAGAGTAGAGTTTCGTGAAATTGATGTTACAATAAATATATACTTGTTTTAGTACATTTTTATATGCTAGATTAAAAATGGTAAGCAGCGGTAGAGGTGGAAATGATCCAGCATGGAAGTACGCAACTCCCGTCGAAGGAAATCGAAATGGTACAACATGTATATTTTGTTTTGCCACTTTTAAAAGTAGAGGAATTACAAGATTGAAGAGTCATTTATCGGGTTATGATCCTCACAAGAGTGTAAAGAAATGTAATAAGGTGCCACCGGAGATCAAAACAGAGGTGATAGCATGGATAAAGAGAAAAGATTCTATTAAGCAAGAAAAGGCAGCTGTCCAAGATGATATTAGAGAAGAACTTTGCAATGATTATCTTGGCAATCAAACAAGTTTGTACAATGACGATGAcgacaatgatgatgatgatgatgatggatttcagtATCCACCAGACATGCACCCTGCAGAACGACAAGATTATCGTGCTGCAGTAAGATGATCAACCATAGATCGTGATGAGAACTCTCAGTTTAGTAGAAGTGCAAGAtttcaatttccaaaacaaTCGAGAGGCGGTAGTAGCAGTCAACAACCGCAACAAGTTGATCGATCAAAAACCTATCGGTACTCATTTCCTGAGCCTCCAGTAGCAATGCCATCAAAAGATAGTCGATCAAAACAAAGCACAATTAAATCATTACTAAAAGGTGGTAGAGAACTATTGGCAACAATGGTGTCCAAATACCACATATATGATGTTGTCCCTTTTAATAAAGCTGATTCTCCACATTTCCAAAACATGTTGACTACAGCTGGAAATCTAGGTAAATTATATTGTGTTTACATATTTCTTCATGGACAATTATGTTAAGTAGAATTTATATAATGAAGATTCCTATAAAATAAATCATTGTCTTGTTTAGGTCCTGGTGTAAAGCATCCTACCTCCTATGAAATTCAGACTCGTTACTTAGAGAATGAGTATACAGAAATGAAAAGGTATGTGGATACTCAGAGAGAAACCTGGAAAAGATATGGATGCACTATCATGTGTGATGGATGGACTGGCccaaccaaaatgtctattctaaATTTCATGGTGTATTCAAAAGGTTCAACTATGTTTTTGAAGTCTGTAGATGCTTCACATATGAAAAAAAATGCTCAGTACATAGAACTATTGTTAGAtgagattatccaggatgttGGACCAGAAAATGTTGTCCAAATTGTCTCTGACAATGCATCAGCATTTAAAAAGGCCGGAAGGGAACTATAGAAAAAATATCCGCTGTTCTGGATCCCGTGTGCTGCCCACTGCATCGATTTGATATTTGAAGATATCGAGAAGCAAGAGACTGTTTCCACTGTCGTCAAATGGGCTCAAAGTGTAACTAACTACATCTACAATCATAGTTGGGTACTGGCTGAAATGAGGAGCATCATGAAGGGAGATTTGATTCGACCGGGTAAAACTCGATTTGTGACAAATCACATTGCCATCGACaatattttgaagaagaaatctgATTTGAGAAAATTGTTTACAAGTAGCGCATGGAATGAGAATGCAACGAGCAGGACCAGAGATGGCAAAAGGATAGAAAAAAGAGTCCTCGATGGGACATTTTGGGATGGCACGGAAGCAGTCCATAAAATTTATAAGTCATTGTATGAGATTCTTCGAATTGTTGACACAGAAATTCAGCCAACCATGCCCATATTATATGATATGTTTGAAAGAGTGAAACAACAAATATCACAGATGAGAGGAAAGAAATGGGTGCTTAAAATCATCAATGATCGATGAGATAACACATTAAGTCAACCATTGCATGCAGCAGGTATTATTTCTCTATCTCGAAATAAGTTTGTAAATTGATAATTACTTAGTTAGATCTATATTATATAActttttggtttcttgtttGTAGCACATTTCTTAAACCCAAATTTTCATTATCGACATGATGTTGGTTATAGCCCACGTTTCACAAACTCTCTGGCAACAGTTGTCGAACAATTTAACTTAAATGGAGAAATTGCAGATACATTTGTGGATGAGGTAACTTCTTATTGATGacaaccataaaaaaaaattgggattaGAAATGATTAATTTTCAAATTGTTAATGCAGATTGTATGCTTTAGAGATGCAAAGGAATCATTTGGGTCAACCATAGtaagaaaaacaagagaaaccagaaatacaggtttgtggtatatccgtatatgtatacattaaaacacacacatacacacacatataatttctttaatagaaaatgttgaTCTATTATAGCAGTAACTTATTGTAGTAGCTTTACAGCTGATTGGTGGACACAATGTGGGTATTCTGCACCAAACATGCAGAAAATTGCAATGCGTATTTTGGCACAAACGACTTCTTCTTCTGcgtgtgagagaaattggagtacATTTGCTATTATTCATACCAAGCAAAGGAACCGTTTGGCATATCAGAAGTTGGAAAAGTTTGTATACTGCTACTACAACATGAAGCTGTGGCTGCGAGATAAACAAGCAAAgaataatgtggtcaatgaaaataactatatagatctacttcatgttacaagcgagccgcttgataatggtattgatccacttcatgattggattatgcctgcacaccaaatgatgaagctggaagacctcttccacaagttgtagaaactgcaactaatatgctggaatcaacgtagagagagtcttatctgaagaagttgttaaaaacccagaagataattcagatagtgatgatgcgtggggtggtacagcaactccagatagttctgatgatggtggagagggtggaagcggaacatgtggtggaggtgaaagatatgaatatgtacaatcttctgtggatggaggattccaatttacctgtgaaggtaattttgatcatgccacccaagatgaagaccacggagtgagaacagctggtcatggtgctcaagagaagacccgatatgggaggaggactagaggtgcaattgatgatcaaagtaccccatctgatgtttcttcaattgccttaagttttgactctatcagtttaggcacagagcgcagtgagatctcaaatgaatctcatgaaggcaacaatcaatttggttatgatgcttatagatataatcaatatggagaagtatatgattagtcatctagttgggttcatcattattatccccttataggggaaacagtcggcagctctaaagagatctataactatcatgttcatcacaacaattcgcactatatgagtcatatgtcttggtctgattattgcatttttgtagaccagcgagcggcttttcaaccgcctagagtctctttttggatgtagatgaagtttacattcatatgtatttatatgtagttctaaatttctaataaattgacttttttcaaaaacgatattttcgtacactgtatccccgatatatccgatatctccctttttcaaagtaccaatagatatgaaaataccgatatttaaaacttTGGTCATATGTCTTCAATTGTAGAAATTGGTGCATATTCCATGCCCCTCTTCAATCACTTTTTCCATTGCAGCTAAACCAAAATTGGGCCCTAATAGAAGACCCAATCAAGCAACCCAAAGGCTCAAACAAGCAACCATGAGGCCCCCAAAGTTATAATATGTACAGGAATAAGTTTGATCGAAATATGACTTTTTCGCATGTAGTTGCAATAGCATTCTACTATGCATTTTAAAAGATATTGGATATGAATTAATTTCTTATTTGTCATATACCTAATTAATTAAATCGCACTCTTCTATTGCATTTTGAATtgcaattttgtttgtttgtttgttttgatatTCAATCATGTTTGTAATCAACAAATATGTTTGTGGATTAGAGGAATTGCTTATACCATATTTCTCAAACACATTGTCAATATTCTCATATATTTTGTGAAGTCAATCAAGTTACTGATGTATTAGCGAAACATGGTTCATCATCTTCCAATTTCTTTTAGTGTGACTTGagtcttccatttttttttacctcttaaAATAGTGAACACTTAGGTCTCTCGAAATTTTGACTTTTACAGAATGCTTTTCCTTATCATATTTTTGGTTTGTGGGAGGTTTTTCAGCTTTCGTCCCCCtcttttgtatattttttttttataaaataaactCTAGAGAGTAATGTGTCTCTCTTAGCCCCTAGTTTCACCCACCGTCTAATTATATGTATATTGCTAATCAGGTATAATTCCTTATAACTTCAAGCTGAAGACTGATGTTGCTAAACCAAATAGTTGTAAAACAACAATCAGGTTGGTGCACATCTAACatatgttattattattttttttcttcagaatattaattttcttttttatttaagtTAAtagtattgaaattgaaaatcgataagCTGGGCTCTAAAGAAGCCTGAAAGTAAATCCCCCAAGGACCAGCCCACAAAACCCTCTTggcaaaaagaaatgaaaaaaaatgaaaaacaaacaaaatccctgataacccaaaaccccaaaattTGAAAAACCTCAGTCCGACGCAGAAAGactgagcgagagagagagcagagaaGGAACAATGTCCGGTTTCAATTTCGGATCCTCCGCGGCCTCCGCTTCACAATCCACTTCCCCTTTCGGATCCTCCACCCCGGCTTTCTCATTCGCCTCCTCCCCTTCCCTTTTCGGATCCTCCGCGCCCGCCACCGCCTCCACCGGGTTCGGACTCGGATCCTCCTCTTTCGGCTCCGCTTCCTCAAAcccctccacctcctcctcccctTTCAGCTTCTTATCCAACACCGCCTCCTCCCCGCTTTCAGTAACCCAAACCCTAGCCCCGCCCCGAACCCGAACCCATTTTCCTCATTCGGAGTCGGATCCTCCACCGCCTCAACCACCACCGCCGCCGCAGCTTCTACACCTTTCGGATTCAATCCCTCCACCGCCGGTTCAGGCTCCACTCCGTCGCAGCCTAAGTTCGGCTCAACCGCAACCCAATCCCTGTTTGGCTCATCCTCATCGGCGCAGGCTCCGGGTTCTACCCCATCCTTATTCGGGTCATCCGCATTCGGGTCAACTGCATCTGCCTCCGCTTCCGGCACTACCAGCTCTCTGTTCGGCTCGGCTTCGGCGGCTTCACCTTTGTTtggtactactactactactactactacttctTTCGCTCCCAGCACAGGCTCAGCTCTGTTTGGCTCATCCTCTTCATCGGCGGCGCCGCCCTCCTCCACCGCTCAGAACTTGTTTGGCTCTGCTCCGTCGTCCGCGGCTCCAACCACTCCCTCATTCCCAAGCTTTTCGAGCTCTTCCTCTGCAGCAGCCCCAACCACTCCCGCATTCTCAAGCTCTCTGAGCTCTTCCTCTGCAGCCCCAACCACTCCTGCATTCTCCATCTTTTTGGGCTCTTCGTCTGCAGCATCAACCACTCCCACTCCCACTCCCGCATTCCCATCCTTTTCGAGCTCTTCCGCTGCAGCCTCAACCACTTCTCCTTTCGCAGGCTTTTCGAGCTCTTCTTCTGCAGCTCCGGCCACTTCCTCGTTCGCAAGCTCTTCGGGGTTCTCATTATTCCCGAGTTCAGCTCCTGCTAAGCCCACAGCAGCATCCACACCTACTACTACGGCGCCTTCATCAAGCAGCGGTTTCAACCTCTCATTTGGAACGCCCACATCCTCGGCTTCTCAACCTTCTTTTGGATTCAGCAATGCCGCCTCATCAGCCGCAGCGGCTTCCGCCGCATTGTCATTTTCAAAGTCTTCATCGCCATTGTTTTCAACCGTCACGACCACCACGGCTTCTTCAACTCCGGCTGCAAGTAGTACTACACAATCTCCTTTCTCTTTGCCGGCTTTCAATGTGACTCCTACTGCTCCTCCTGCTGCGAGCACCACTGCACTGACTTCAACGGCAGTGCCTGCCAGCTCAGCTGCTGCTTCATCAAGCACTACTACGAGTTCCTTTACAGGTTTCTCCTTAACACCTGCTTCTTCGGCGGCTACTGCTTCTTCTTCTGGCCCTTCATTGTTTTCCAGTGCCTCTGTGCCCGCCTCGTCATCACAAGCACAACCAAGCACCACACTGCCCGCATTTGGTTAGTTTTCTCAACCTGTTTATCTATTTGAAAGTTGAATAAAATTATAGATTCAATATTATAGTAGTGGTAGGCGGAATATCTTTATTAGATTATGCTGTGCACTTTTTTAGagcaatttcagtttctttatGTTGATGCTTGAATTAGTATATCCCTACACAAGGGGCAAATAAAAAAGCGATCTTGTAACTAACCTCCATTTTGTATAAATGTTTATGTGCCTAGCTCAAGTATCTTTTGATTTATTATGAAGGCTCTGATAATGTGTGGATATAACTGTACTGTGTAGGTCTCACTACTTCAGCAACTGCAACTACCACTGCAACTACAACGACGACTGGTACCAGTACCCCTGCTGCTCCGACATCAAGTGCACTTGCTGTGGCTTCTACTAGTGGGTCAGTGCACTTTGTGTTGGTTCTGACCTTTTCTTATGGTTATACCTTGCATCTAAAGTTTCTTCTATAGTTTTTTGCCCAACTGTTAAACCTATTATGCTTTCCACTTTTTCGTTCCTTAACATAATCGTCATTAGTGTTTCACATGCTGTTCATGTTATAAACATTAATCTTTAACAGAAGAGTGAACACTATAAACTTGAAAATTGCAACGGAATGTTCTGTAATTTGTAGTTCATGTAAGTAAAAGATGCTTATTACACATGCCCAAATCTCTATTACTTGGGGCAGATACACCAGATAAATATAAAGAACTACCTACATTTCTCACTTATGCTATTCTGTCATTTTTATCGTTCAGGACAACCTCAAATGTTAATGGCAGCACTACAGTATCTACGACAACACCAAAATTACCTTCTGAGATCACTGGGAAGACTGTTGAGGAGGtacttcatatttttttttttttttttcatgggatTGTAATATCACCAACTTTAGTTTCATATATGAATGAGTATTTTAGACAATCATACTATTGAGTACTATGTGTCAGGAAGGtagaaatatataaataaaaaaagaagaaaacgaaGATCCTTATTTATTAAAGGAAACATGTGAACAATCGTGATGATTTGCAACTGAATTTACAATGTCCTCTAAAACTCTGTGGATCAATTACTTTTTTCATATCTAGCACCTTTACTTTAGTCGTTTTAGAGATGCACTACTAAATTCTTCAGTCATTTCAGAAAACCAAGTGTCTACCCTACCCCTCTATATTATATATGCATTTCCATTCTTTTTTATATTGCATCTCTACCCTACTCCCTGCATTAGTTGTATTACATCTCTAATCTATTCCTTATTAAGTAATTATTCTTATGCTATAATTGAAGATTATCAAGGAGTGGAATGCTGAGCTTCAAGAGCGTACTGGAAAATTCCGAAAGCAGGCTAATGCAATAGCAGACTGGGACAGGAGGATTTTGCAGAACCGTGATGTTCTTCTTAGGCTCGAGGTGATCTTTTTCTTAATATATCATAGAAATTGTAGCTCTATGATTTTCTGTTATGATACAGTAGTATTCATGTATTTGATCAATGAATTGTGCTCGTACTTCTGGTATATTCTGGTAAGTAATATGGGACAATCAGTTTGCATTTTTTCATTAGCCGTGTTGAAGAGAAAGTGAGGACTTAGTTGTGTTGACTCCATTCTTCAATCCTACtaaaaaattgtcaaaaaaGTTGTTACTACTAAgtttacacttttttttttgttatattgcTTTAAGCTACTTATGTTTTCTGTTTCGGACTTAATGGATGTTTGTATTAATCTTTTAGATCGAAGTGGCAAATGTGGTAGATACCCAAGCTAAGGTGGAGCGGCAACTAGAGTTAATTGAGACTCATCAGCAAGAGGTACTTTCATAAGTTTATTTTTACTACAAGGTTATGATTGTTGTCGGTATTTTTCTATACTTGTGCATCTCAACTGTGTTTCTTTAATATATAAAGGTACTCTTTATCCCTTGAGGTATTCTTTTCCTATGCCCGAGACTGTTGTCTCTTTAATATATAAAGGTACTCTTTATCCCTTGCGGTATTCTTTTCCTATGCCCAAGAGGTCTGCAGTTTCCCCTTAGATATTCACTTCCAGGAACAATAAACCGATAATAAAATCAATAAGCATCCGCAACGATGTTTAGTTTTGGGTTGGTCATTATAATTCAGGAAGATcttctcattttaatttttctattttagtgcTTGAATCTCTAAAGCTGATACTCAGAAATTCATTTTTGGAATTGAACTGGAGCCTTCCAATTTGTTTGTAGACCACAACAATTTTAAATATATGCACAATAAGACTCATTCTTTGGTTACTCTTCTTAGGTCGATAAGGCTTTACAAAGCATGGAACAAGAAGCTGAGCGTATATACAAGGATGAGCGTGGATCGCTTCTTGATGATGAAGCTGCATCCACAAGAGATGCAATGTGAGTATTTGCTATCATGTTTGGACCAATTTCATATGTTAATTTTCTGTTCTAGTAGTACACTCATCTGTTGCATTAAGGAATCTGTTAATACGCCAAAGCTGTAATCAAGTCATGAACTATGCTCTAACTCAGTCTAGTTTGGTGACTTGGCATGGGGTACAGGGAATCAAATGTTGGGAATATGTGGACTAGCCAATAATTGTTGGTTTGAGTGGAATCGGAATGTGTTGGTGATTGCAAATATTGTTAGTGTCCCGTTTGCTCTTttaattgaaattaaagtgaGGAGTTATAGGATTCCATTTCAACATGTTCTTTAGGTCTTGGATCACATTTTGGTTGAGAGATATTAACAAGTAAAGACAATGTTTGAAAGATTGGATGACGAGTTGCAGATTTGATATACAGTATTGAGGATTACATCAACTTGATTCTTAAAGGCTAGATTGCTTAAAACACCTTATAGTGCCTTTAATTTCTCCTGTCTTTCACCATTTAATGACCTTTTCTATATAATCTGCTTTATCTTACACTTATACTAAACAGTTGTGGTCTTTAGTAGCTTTCTGCAATGATTAATTAGAATTTAAATAATCGCAACTAGTAAAGTGATCTTTTGTAGCAACTAAAATGATTTTTGTTTGGGAGAAATGGAGAcgtattttatttaaatttttaataaTAATCGtgaaattttggaatttttaCCTGCGTGTTTCCAATTGTAGCAGTAAAACTGAAAAGGTGCAGTTGTTTATGTGTGATATCTTACATAGGCTATATATGTTTTGTTGAAATGGGTGAATTTGGTTTAACTGTGGTTTATCCTTCTCTTTTTTGCACAAACATGCAGACTCATTGAAGCACAAATACAGATTCATTGTTAATCATCATGGTGGTTTATATGCAGGTATGAGCAGGCTGAGTTTATAGAGAGGGAGCTAGAGCAGGTGACAgagcaaatcaaatcaattattGAGACTGTAAATGCCAACCAGGTAAAGCTGTGAATTTTAGTGTTTCTACTTCTTAACAAGCTATTTCCAACATGTGCCAACAATGACAATGGTGCTTATGACGTTATGTGTCATTTAGGGAGGAGAATTGGAAGTAAATGATGGGATGGCTCCACTAGATGTGGTTGTACGAATCTTAAACAACCAACTAAGCTCTTTAATGTGGATTGATGAAAAGGTTAGTATCCTGTTGCATAAATTTTTGAGTTGCAGTTTTTTGGTCTCATCGATCACATGCAGCTAAATGTAAGCAAGCTGTGGGCCCCCATGTCTGGAGAATCTCAAAACCTGTGTTACATAATATCTTTGTGTGCCTAGTTAAAAATTTATAATGGTTTCCCTTTTAAAATTAGAATGGATTTAGGTTTGGCTAAAATGCACTTAGATTAAGAAAAGCCCAGTTCAATCCTCAGTGTTCTGGAATTTTGTAATCAGTATGCACTAACATTTGTAAGATAATATTATCAAGAGTCCAATGTCACTGGACTTCTCCTGTTCTGAGGGAGAAACAACAAAATGATTATAACAATCAAAATCGGTGGATGGAACTGTTTTTCAAATATAATCTGGCTATTTCCTCAATGTTTTAGATGTGCTTTCCTGTTAAGTGTAATATTATCTCCCTTGATGATTTCAGGCCGAAGAGTTCTCATCGCGAATTCAGAAGCTTGCCAATCAAGGTCCTGCTGCAGATCGCGAATTGATGGGTCCAAGACACTGGATGTCATGATCTTTGGAATTAAACAacctttatttttctctccaaGATCAGTTTCTAACTGTATGAAAGAAGTATATGCCTAATATTCTCTGTAATACCTCCCTGCAGTTTCACAATAGTATGGTTGAACTTAGGCTGGGTGAGATCAAATGttgaatttaaaaatattttgggGATTTTGCAATAGCCATCAATGAGTTTAGCCTTTTGTTTAATTGACTGATGTAACAATCCCATGGAGTGAGATGTCAATCTTTCTTTCTACCCATGGTTGGGTGATATTGTTACCATCATAGAAGTTCTCCAATTAGTGTTGTGTTTTCATTTTGCTCAGCTGTAATTTCTGTGCATCTCATGTTATGCAAAATTCGGTGGGAATATGCGTCCAAGTTTTCTCTACGGTTTATATTCTAAGATACTGTTCTTTGTTCAATGTCAATTATTTTGACTTGCAACACTGTTCATCAAATGCACAATTAGCAATCTTGTTGGTTAGTCTACAAGACATAATTTTTATGAACAAATGATTGCAGTAGGAAAAGATATTTAAGAATTTGTTCTTTCAACAATACAATGTTCAGGATCTTGCTATATGCAGAAAAGAGACCTGAAAGTAGTCAATGTGTTTTAACAAACACTCTTCACAAGCTTATCTGATCATGCCCTTTGGAGTCGAGCGACAACCACAATCAAGAG
This portion of the Rosa chinensis cultivar Old Blush chromosome 1, RchiOBHm-V2, whole genome shotgun sequence genome encodes:
- the LOC112166919 gene encoding nuclear pore complex protein NUP62, with protein sequence MVSKYHIYDVVPFNKADSPHFQNMLTTAGNLGPGVKHPTSYEIQTRYLENEYTEMKSWVLAEMRSIMKGDLIRPVRRRKTEREREQRRNNVRFQFRILRGLRFTIHFPFRILHPGFLIRLLPFPFRILRARHRLHRVRTRILLFRLRFLKPLHLLLPFQLLIQHRLLPAFSNPNPSPAPNPNPFSSFGVGSSTASTTTAAAASTPFGFNPSTAGSGSTPSQPKFGSTATQSLFGSSSSAQAPGSTPSLFGSSAFGSTASASASGTTSSLFGSASAASPLFGTTTTTTTTSFAPSTGSALFGSSSSSAAPPSSTAQNLFGSAPSSAAPTTPSFPSFSSSSSAAAPTTPAFSSSLSSSSAAPTTPAFSIFLGSSSAASTTPTPTPAFPSFSSSSAAASTTSPFAGFSSSSSAAPATSSFASSSGFSLFPSSAPAKPTAASTPTTTAPSSSSGFNLSFGTPTSSASQPSFGFSNAASSAAAASAALSFSKSSSPLFSTVTTTTASSTPAASSTTQSPFSLPAFNVTPTAPPAASTTALTSTAVPASSAAASSSTTTSSFTGFSLTPASSAATASSSGPSLFSSASVPASSSQAQPSTTLPAFGLTTSATATTTATTTTTGTSTPAAPTSSALAVASTSGTTSNVNGSTTVSTTTPKLPSEITGKTVEEIIKEWNAELQERTGKFRKQANAIADWDRRILQNRDVLLRLEIEVANVVDTQAKVERQLELIETHQQEVDKALQSMEQEAERIYKDERGSLLDDEAASTRDAMYEQAEFIERELEQVTEQIKSIIETVNANQGGELEVNDGMAPLDVVVRILNNQLSSLMWIDEKAEEFSSRIQKLANQGPAADRELMGPRHWMS